GATTTAGAAATACTTTTTTCTATAGGTTTGATGATCAATGATTTCCCGTCAGTAGTAACTTCTAGAGTAGAGTTTTGGTCAATTTTTAGTAGTTCAAGAATAGGTTTCTCGATAACTAAAGCGGAGCTGTTTCCGTGTTGCACAAGTTTTTTTAACATATTGAGCCTGTATTAACAATGTTATAACATTGTATAATCAATTTCAATCAAAAAAATGGTATTTTTTTGAATTACGAGACTAATTAAATTTTACAAAAAGTTGGTTTT
This Leptospira congkakensis DNA region includes the following protein-coding sequences:
- a CDS encoding AbrB/MazE/SpoVT family DNA-binding domain-containing protein, whose amino-acid sequence is MLKKLVQHGNSSALVIEKPILELLKIDQNSTLEVTTDGKSLIIKPIEKSISKSLEKINKAHGKTLKKLAQ